The Geotalea uraniireducens Rf4 genome window below encodes:
- a CDS encoding DNA-binding transcriptional response regulator codes for MDERGILIADRDTEFRKQVADYFREAGYQVETTDSAVHAFCSILEKQTPVVLLGNDFDKKVNSADLIHLLKKCNRRLAVILVSDELPLPLIRKIRKEGIFYHALKTAGPKDSEEIHQAVECAFTNRHDNSQQETTRRKS; via the coding sequence ATGGACGAGCGAGGAATTCTCATAGCGGACAGAGATACCGAGTTCCGCAAGCAGGTGGCCGACTATTTCAGAGAAGCGGGCTACCAGGTGGAGACGACGGATTCGGCGGTCCATGCGTTCTGCAGCATCCTGGAAAAGCAGACCCCCGTTGTCCTGTTGGGTAACGATTTCGATAAAAAGGTCAACTCGGCGGACCTCATACACCTGCTCAAGAAATGCAACCGGCGCCTGGCCGTGATCCTGGTTTCCGATGAACTCCCCTTGCCGCTTATCAGGAAAATCAGGAAGGAAGGGATATTCTACCACGCCCTGAAAACGGCCGGGCCCAAAGACAGCGAGGAAATACATCAGGCGGTGGAATGCGCTTTCACGAACCGCCACGATAACTCACAGCAGGAAACCACAAGGAGGAAATCATGA
- a CDS encoding cytochrome c3 family protein, whose translation MKTEIIKWTLRLLPALALLAAVSMASAAEAGGPGYAYGGITGKSGNCLDCHGNAKNIGDRYFIDPVKYEHTNHARIGCPACHDSIGGGHPGDQLVPAKAGCLECHGDTAEEYARTAHAAKAACNDCHNPHLVHAPNEISGQEMNRMCATCHNNEGMVAKHARWLPQADLHLGMLPCITCHTGSKNYVITLYIIKREGYKRNGEFKLAGHAELEKIAGAKGIRSMIDGNGDNYISLAELGLFNRNPAYKHLRLQGVLTPETVTHNFEILENRWDCTFCHASGPDAMQTSSIALPDKSGAFQRVAVEKGAVLDTLNGPPDFYLTGASRNASLNKIGLVIIAGGMVMPVGHGFLRFLTRKNRKGKEHQS comes from the coding sequence GTGAAAACAGAGATTATAAAATGGACGCTCCGTCTTCTCCCGGCGCTCGCCCTGCTCGCCGCCGTTTCCATGGCCTCTGCCGCGGAAGCGGGCGGACCGGGCTACGCATACGGCGGCATTACCGGGAAAAGCGGCAACTGCCTGGACTGTCACGGAAATGCGAAAAATATCGGCGACCGGTATTTCATCGACCCGGTGAAATACGAACACACCAATCACGCCAGAATCGGCTGCCCCGCCTGCCACGATTCCATCGGCGGTGGACATCCAGGCGACCAGCTTGTCCCGGCCAAAGCCGGTTGTCTTGAGTGCCACGGCGACACGGCCGAGGAATATGCCCGGACCGCTCATGCGGCAAAAGCTGCCTGCAACGACTGCCACAACCCGCACCTGGTGCACGCCCCCAACGAAATATCAGGGCAGGAGATGAACAGGATGTGCGCCACCTGCCACAACAACGAAGGGATGGTTGCAAAGCACGCCAGGTGGCTGCCGCAGGCCGACCTCCATCTCGGCATGCTCCCCTGCATCACCTGTCACACCGGATCGAAAAATTACGTCATCACCCTTTACATCATCAAACGGGAGGGATACAAGCGCAACGGAGAGTTTAAACTGGCCGGCCACGCAGAGCTGGAAAAAATTGCCGGAGCTAAAGGGATCCGCTCCATGATCGACGGTAACGGCGACAACTACATCTCCCTCGCCGAACTGGGCCTGTTCAACCGCAACCCCGCTTACAAGCATCTGCGTCTGCAAGGGGTGCTGACCCCGGAAACAGTGACCCACAACTTCGAGATCCTTGAAAACCGCTGGGACTGCACCTTCTGCCACGCCTCCGGCCCCGACGCCATGCAGACCAGTTCTATCGCCCTGCCGGATAAAAGCGGCGCCTTCCAGCGGGTCGCAGTGGAGAAAGGGGCGGTTCTCGACACGCTCAACGGCCCGCCCGATTTCTATCTGACCGGGGCCTCCCGCAACGCATCGCTCAACAAGATCGGCCTGGTCATCATTGCCGGCGGCATGGTCATGCCGGTCGGACACGGCTTCCTGCGTTTCCTGACGCGGAAGAACAGAAAAGGAAAGGAGCACCAGTCATGA